Below is a genomic region from Bos javanicus breed banteng chromosome 13, ARS-OSU_banteng_1.0, whole genome shotgun sequence.
atatatatatatataagtatctcTTTGTGTGAAAACAGTGTAAAGTTGGAAAGAGGGTAAGTGAGCAGGCTCTGGACAAGCTTGTATTCATATCTCTGTCCATTTCTAGCCTATATAACCTTCAGCAGAAGGTCTAAATTTCTATGTGTGTCTGTTTCCCAGTgtgtaaaataaagatgaaaaacattacaggattgttgtgaaaattaaatacaataattTACATAAAGCGTCTAGCTTGTTATCTGACATGTACAAGGTACTCAGCATATTTGCTATTGTTAATACTATTATTCTGATGATTGTCATTTAAATTAGAAGTACTTTTGAACCTTTTCTTTGTATTATATGAAAATGACATAATGATTTTACATTTAGCCAGTCAGTCTGCAGGAAGCCAAACTACTGCTAAAAGAAGACGATGAATTAATTAGAGAAGTTTATGAGTACtggattaaaaagagaaaaaactgtcGAGGTCCGTCTCTTATCCCATCAGTAAAACAAGAGAAGCGAGATGGTTCGAGCACAAATGATCCTTACGTGGCTTTTAGAAGACGAACTGAAAAAATGCAGACACGGAAAGTAAGGAAACCTGGGgagatttttttgtaatttttttgatgtaagaaaatttatttatagttataaatGCCTCAGCATCAGAAACCTGTTTTGTATTTAGATAGACTTTCtacattttataatgaaaaatattaatttaaaatgaatctgCCTTTAAATTCATTACTGAGTTATTAATGATGTATCTTTATGTTGTTTCATTAAAAACCATATTCAAAATTGATTTCCCGGTGATCCATGTTCCCTTTCAGTGTCTTTAAATTCTAATCTCacctttcaaatatatatatactcttatATGTCACCAGCTATACTCAGAAATGCTTACTGACATTAAACAAGCAAATTCATACTTGCAGAATCGCAAAAATGATGAAGCCTCTTATGAAAAAATGCTTAAGCTGCGTCGAGACCTAAGCCGGGCTGTTACTATTCTAGAGatgataaaaagaagagaaaagagtaaAAGAGAGCTATTGCACTTAACACTGGAAATTATGGAAAAGAGGTAAAGTATGTTTTAATAGCATGAGAAGCACAGCACCATTAGAATTTTGTGTAGAGGTCATTTATTTCCTAAGAAGTTTTCTGTAACTCCAGAAATACATTCTTTTAATGATAGTTAGAGACTGCTGAAATATGTGGTGTTGATGTACTTTCTGTAATTTTACATGCCTTCCTCTCTCTAGTTTCACTTTTAAAGTGACTGGGTTCAGTAAAATTGTTATGCAGGATACTtccatttcaaaatcattttcttttagaCTTGAGTTAGTGCAGAGCCATGAGGGAGAGAACATTTGTCACttctaaagtttttattttgtttactaaATGATACTGAATTTTTTCTTAACACATGCTGAgattttttaacagaaaagtataaaacaggGATGGGGGAAAGGCCCGTATTCTTAATACCTAGATAATCCTTCAGtgtggcttccccggtggctcagcagtaaagaatccacctgcagtgcaggagacgcgggtttgatccctgggttgggaagatcacgtgaaggagggcatggcattctACTCCAGaattgttgcctgaaaaatcccatggacagaggagcctggcaggctacagttcatggagttgcaaaagagttagacacgactgagcgatgaaatacacacacacaatccttcAGCAGAAGCATGGTGAAAACTTCAGGCTACACTCCCCTGTTTCCAGGTCCCTATTCCCAAAGGAAATCACTATTCAATTTCTTATGATTCATTTCAGAAAAATTAGTTTTATGGCACAGGCAACTCAAACTAGCAGAAAGTTCCTCAGTACCATTTGAGGCATGGATTTCAACATCTCCACCAAATCTGCCACCAAAATTGCTATGTTAAAATTAAATCCCCCTCTCCCCCGCCATGGTTATCTATTAATGGTGGCATGATAAAGCCATAagccaaaaagtaaaagaagCAGTAGGAATTATGTAATCtttacttttaataaatattcatcagGTAGTTTACCTGTAATCTTAAGTTTCATCAGGGTTTATAGTTAATATCTGAGTTAGTTATTAGTTGTCATGATGGTAAGTGCTTACAAGAACTAACTCTATACACCTTTTCATACCATTTCAGGTATAATTTGGGTGACTACAGTGGGGAGATCATGTCTGAGGTCATGGCTCAGAGGCAGCCAGTGAAGCCCACATACACCATCCCCCTCATCCCCATCGCCAACAGCAGTCAGTTCAAACACCAGGAGGCGATGGACGTGAAGGAATTTAAAGTTAATAAGGTGATCAGAATGTTTGTGATTTTTATCATTAGAATCAGAGTAAAAAGAAATTTGTTTATAAACCCTACCATGAAAGCCAGCTTTTGATTTAAGACTGGCCTATAGCAGTAGAAATTGTAAAGAGAGATACCTTATAGTTtcattaacttttctttaaaaaccatAATGCCATAAACTTCATAAAGCTTGATATAAATACTTAGCATATTTACACAAACATTATACTCGCCATGATCTGTTTCTTCCTACCAAATACCACTTTTGCCTCTGATCTTCCTTGCCTATTGCCTCCACCTCAAATTCATATCTCTCCTCACCTCTGCCCTCACCTGCCATGTGTATTTCTAATGTGTAACTGTATTCATCACTCTTGCCTATGTATTTTATCCCTGAGTTGTTTCCTGCTTTAGTGCTTTCATATCTTTATCCTCTAAAACTGCTCACCATTTGCTTTCATTGTAGAGCTAGCAAGTCTTTactactctttattttttaatacctcAGTACTATGGATTTGTTTTCACTATGTTAACAGTTATCTGAAGTTTGCTTTGTGTATATGTTTTCAATATTACTTCCCCAGTATTGATTTGTTAATTCTTTAGGATGAAGACTAACTAaaagttccttttaaaaaattcctagaattttttagaaagttaagaaaaagaTATAGAAGCCAGCAGTAAATACTAATTGTAGTTAAAGGATTTCAGGAgaacttctcttcttttactttaataGAAACAAAGTATTTTATGATCATGTTTAGGTTGTAGGAACATATTCATGTTTTCACAGAGAACGACCTCTAAGACTTATATTAGAAAATGACAAAACGTAACAGTCTTGTATCTCCTATGAGTCCATGTTAGCAGTAAACTTATTTTCAAACTTCCCCCAAACTTTgattttgttgaccatgatttCTGGTGTTTAATTCATGACTATTGCAGCAAGATAAGGCCGATCTTATCCGACCTAAACGTAAATATGAAAAGAAGCCCAAAGTCTTACCttcgtctgctgctgctgctcctcaaCAGGCCAGCCCCACCACGCTGCCGGTCTTCAACGCTAAAGACCTGAACCAGTATGACTTCCCCAGCTCAGATGAAGAGCCTCTTTCCCAGGTGAGTGCAAGGATTTTCTGTAAACGAGATGAGGAACATAGGAAGGCACACAATCTGATGCACTACCTTTTATTTAAAGGTTCTGTCTGGCTCTTCAGAAGCTGAGGAAGAGAATGATCCCGATGGCCCTTTTGCTTTCCGAAGGAAGGCAGGCTGTCAGTACTACGCTGTAAGTGTGGATTGTCTTTGTAAATAACAAACAGTTTACCTTTAGTTGACAAAAAATAACAATTTGGATTCTTCTTTTTAAGCCTCACTTAGACCAAACTGGCAACTGGCCTTGGACTAGTCCTAGCGACGGAGGAATAGGGGATGTGCGATACCGATACTGCCTGACCACCCTGACTGTGCCCCAGCGGTGCATCGGATTTGCACGAAGACGGGTTGGGCGCGGTGGAAGGTGAGGCATCTCTGCTCCAAGCAGAGGGATGTCTTAGATGTGGGTGATGGAAAGTTTAGAATGAGGTGATCTTCCAAAGAGCTCATTTCGTCCACCTGCTCTTCTTAactggttttttgtgtttttttgactAAGATACTTTGCCACTTTGTTACCTGTTACACAACAGTAGCTTTTAATGCATAACTAGTGGTTCCCTAATGGATCTGCTTTTCTTCTCAAAATTGAAAACCTCAGACATCTGTCCTCAGAGGTAGATGAAAACAAGTGTACATCATGATTACATAAATtctatgacattaaaaaaatgtcatgtctgactctttgtgaccccatggactatacagtccatggaattctccaggccagaaaaacTGGAGTGTGTAACCTttcccttccctaggggatcttctcaacccagggatcaaaccctggtctcctgcattacaggtggattctttaccagctgagccacaagggaagcccaagaatagtggagtgggtagcctatcccttctccagcaggtcttcccaacccagggatcgaaccggggtctcctgcattgcaggtggattctttaccaactgagctatcagggaatcccataTGACATTAAAGAAATTACCCAGAATTATTTTAGGCATTCTGGGAGATACTGAGAAAAAGGATTAAATAGGCTAAGAAATGT
It encodes:
- the EPC1 gene encoding enhancer of polycomb homolog 1 isoform X4; amino-acid sequence: MSKLSFRARALDASKPLPVFRCEDLPDLHEYASINRAVPQMPTGMEKEEESEHHLQRAISAQQVYGEKRDNMVIPVPEAESNIAYYESIYPGEFKMPKQLIHIQPFSLDAEQPDYDLDSEDEVFVNKLKKKMDICPLQFEEMIDRLEKGSGQQPVSLQEAKLLLKEDDELIREVYEYWIKKRKNCRGPSLIPSVKQEKRDGSSTNDPYVAFRRRTEKMQTRKNRKNDEASYEKMLKLRRDLSRAVTILEMIKRREKSKRELLHLTLEIMEKRYNLGDYSGEIMSEVMAQRQPVKPTYTIPLIPIANSSQFKHQEAMDVKEFKVNKQDKADLIRPKRKYEKKPKVLPSSAAAAPQQASPTTLPVFNAKDLNQYDFPSSDEEPLSQVLSGSSEAEEENDPDGPFAFRRKAGCQYYAPHLDQTGNWPWTSPSDGGIGDVRYRYCLTTLTVPQRCIGFARRRVGRGGRVLLDRAHSDYDSVFRHLDLDMLSSPQHSPVNQSANTSEINTSDKSFSKDLSQILVNIKSCRWRHFRPRTPSLHDSDNDELSCRKLYRSINRTGTAQPGTQTCSTSTQSKSSSGSAHFEFISNYQLLS